One Streptosporangium sp. NBC_01495 DNA window includes the following coding sequences:
- a CDS encoding zinc-binding dehydrogenase yields MRALLVDRSVPGGLRSGEVRDPDPAPNQALIRVTATSLNYGEVKTGLENAPEGTVPGWDAAGVVERAAADGSGPAAGTPVVTLSGDGAWAEFRAVDTALIGTVPRGADLGAVSTVPVAGASALRALRRLGPIVGKRVLVTGATGGVGRYAVQLARLGGAHVTASTGDPVAHGDGLRALGAHEVVAGPSGVGHPVDGVVELVGGHQLVDAFGKLAGGGTLVSVGHMTDEAEHFPLGALLGDQGRHDRSVVTFYLLSDPGLDTDLTWLAGQVATGGLDPQVSWRGGWDRAAEAVEALLGRRLHGKAVLDIG; encoded by the coding sequence ATGCGTGCTCTGCTTGTCGATCGTTCCGTGCCCGGCGGCCTGCGGTCCGGTGAGGTTCGCGATCCCGACCCCGCCCCGAACCAGGCGCTGATCCGGGTGACGGCGACCTCCCTCAACTACGGCGAGGTGAAGACCGGTCTGGAGAACGCCCCCGAGGGCACGGTGCCGGGCTGGGACGCGGCCGGGGTGGTGGAGCGGGCCGCCGCCGACGGCTCCGGTCCGGCCGCGGGCACCCCGGTGGTGACACTCTCCGGCGACGGCGCGTGGGCGGAGTTCCGGGCCGTCGACACGGCGCTGATCGGCACGGTGCCGCGCGGCGCCGATCTCGGCGCGGTCAGCACGGTCCCGGTGGCGGGCGCCAGCGCGCTGCGGGCCCTGCGACGGCTCGGCCCCATCGTCGGGAAGCGGGTGCTGGTCACCGGTGCCACCGGCGGGGTCGGGCGGTACGCCGTGCAGCTCGCCCGGCTCGGCGGCGCGCACGTGACGGCGTCCACCGGTGACCCGGTCGCGCACGGGGACGGCCTGCGGGCACTGGGCGCGCACGAGGTGGTCGCCGGGCCCTCCGGGGTCGGCCACCCGGTGGACGGCGTCGTGGAACTGGTCGGCGGACACCAGTTGGTGGACGCCTTCGGCAAGCTCGCCGGGGGTGGCACGCTGGTGTCCGTCGGGCACATGACGGACGAGGCCGAGCACTTCCCGCTCGGGGCACTGCTCGGCGACCAGGGCCGCCACGACCGCTCGGTCGTCACCTTCTACCTGCTGTCCGACCCCGGGCTGGACACGGACCTGACCTGGCTGGCCGGGCAGGTGGCGACCGGCGGCCTGGATCCGCAGGTCTCCTGGCGGGGTGGCTGGGACAGGGCCGCGGAGGCGGTCGAGGCCCTCCTCGGCCGCCGGCTGCACGGCAAGGCGGTCCTCGACATCGGTTGA
- a CDS encoding RNA polymerase sigma factor: MPDDRGTRFEKVYLDTYEQILGYAMRRCDSPEDAADVVAETFEIAWRRVDDLPPGEQARLWLYGVARNVLANHRRGLTRRHTHQTALLENIADLYAHTSPAGEEMELRAIGQVFRELSDDDRELLSLVAWEGLDAGEIASALGRSRNAVRIRLHRARKRFSHGLARAGIEFTPTSRAARVPTWRSS; this comes from the coding sequence GTGCCTGACGACCGAGGAACCCGGTTCGAGAAGGTCTACCTCGACACGTACGAACAGATCCTCGGCTACGCGATGCGCCGCTGCGACTCTCCGGAGGACGCGGCCGACGTGGTGGCCGAGACGTTCGAGATCGCGTGGCGCCGGGTGGACGACCTGCCGCCCGGTGAGCAGGCCAGGCTGTGGCTGTACGGCGTGGCGCGCAACGTCCTCGCCAACCATCGCCGGGGTCTGACACGCCGTCACACCCACCAGACGGCACTGCTCGAGAACATCGCCGACCTCTACGCCCACACGTCCCCTGCCGGGGAGGAGATGGAGCTCAGGGCGATAGGGCAGGTCTTTCGTGAACTGTCCGACGACGATCGCGAGCTGCTGTCGCTCGTGGCCTGGGAGGGCCTGGACGCCGGGGAGATCGCGTCCGCCCTGGGCCGCTCCCGCAACGCCGTACGCATCCGGCTCCACCGGGCCCGCAAGCGCTTCTCGCACGGGCTGGCGAGGGCCGGGATCGAATTCACCCCGACGAGCCGGGCCGCAAGGGTCCCGACATGGAGGTCCTCGTGA